From the genome of Acidobacteriota bacterium, one region includes:
- a CDS encoding type II toxin-antitoxin system VapC family toxin, with amino-acid sequence MKVLIDTHAALWFAEGSPRLSGEARSILENNRHELLFSVASLWEMAIKFSLNKLLFQGSFDNLLQLLLDRLRLNVLPISVEHTIATSSLPFHHRDPFDRMLAAQVLFERIPLLSADASFDAYGVERLW; translated from the coding sequence ATGAAGGTTTTAATTGACACCCATGCCGCACTTTGGTTCGCAGAGGGCTCACCAAGGCTCAGCGGAGAGGCCCGATCCATTCTAGAAAACAACAGGCATGAACTCCTTTTCAGTGTGGCGAGTCTCTGGGAAATGGCCATCAAGTTCAGTTTAAATAAGTTGTTGTTTCAGGGATCGTTCGACAATCTGCTTCAACTCCTCCTGGACAGATTGAGATTGAATGTCCTCCCCATAAGCGTTGAACATACGATAGCAACTTCCAGTCTACCTTTTCATCATCGTGACCCGTTTGACCGGATGCTTGCGGCACAGGTTCTTTTTGAGCGAATCCCCCTCCTCAGCGCCGACGCGTCGTTTGACGCCTATGGTGTTGAGCGGCTCTGGTGA
- the atpA gene encoding F0F1 ATP synthase subunit alpha, translating into MDIRADEITRLIKEQIKGFEAEVDVAEVGSVITVGDGIARIHGLERAMLGELLEFPHGVMGMALNLEEDNVGAVLLGEFFEIREGDVVKRTRRIAQVPVGQALVGRVVNALGQPIDGKGPIVTDQYYPLERLAPGVTDRMPVKEPLQTGIKAIDSMIPIGRGQRELIIGDRQTGKTAVAVDTIINQKDTDVVGIYVAVGQKQSTVARVVDTLRRYGVMDKSIVVVAAASDPAPMQYLAPYTGCAMGEYFRDHQGHALVIYDDLSKHAAAYREISLLLRRPPGREAYPGDVFYLHSRLLERAAKLNEELGAGSLTALPIIETLAGDISAYIPTNVISITDGQIFLETDLFYSGVRPAINPGISVSRVGGSAQVKAMKQVAGSLRLNLAQFRELQAFAQFGSDLDKATVAQLERGKRLTEILKQDQYQPLPTEQQIILIFVATNGYLDDIPVPLCRVFEKEFFAHLQAREASLLAELAEKKVMSDELRQRLTDVTGAFKTVFAEQNAAAIQA; encoded by the coding sequence ATGGATATCCGAGCCGATGAAATCACTCGCCTGATCAAGGAGCAGATCAAGGGGTTCGAAGCCGAGGTGGACGTAGCCGAGGTGGGCAGCGTGATCACCGTCGGCGACGGCATCGCCCGCATCCACGGCCTGGAGCGCGCCATGCTCGGCGAACTGCTGGAATTCCCCCACGGCGTCATGGGCATGGCCCTCAACCTGGAGGAGGACAACGTCGGCGCGGTGCTCCTCGGCGAGTTTTTCGAGATCCGGGAAGGGGACGTCGTCAAGCGCACCCGCCGCATCGCCCAGGTCCCCGTGGGACAGGCCCTGGTGGGCCGGGTGGTGAACGCGCTGGGCCAGCCCATCGACGGCAAGGGGCCCATCGTCACCGACCAGTACTACCCCCTGGAGCGCCTCGCCCCGGGCGTCACCGACCGCATGCCGGTGAAGGAGCCCCTGCAGACCGGCATCAAGGCCATCGACTCCATGATACCCATCGGACGGGGCCAGCGCGAGCTGATCATCGGCGACCGGCAGACGGGGAAGACGGCCGTCGCCGTGGACACCATCATCAACCAGAAGGACACGGACGTCGTCGGCATCTACGTGGCCGTCGGGCAGAAACAGTCCACGGTGGCGAGAGTGGTGGACACCCTCCGGCGCTACGGCGTCATGGACAAGTCCATCGTGGTGGTGGCCGCCGCCTCCGACCCCGCCCCCATGCAGTACCTGGCGCCCTACACCGGGTGCGCCATGGGCGAGTACTTCCGCGACCATCAGGGCCACGCCCTGGTGATCTACGACGACCTCTCCAAGCACGCCGCCGCGTACCGCGAGATCTCGCTCCTCCTCCGCCGCCCCCCCGGCCGCGAGGCCTACCCGGGCGACGTCTTCTACCTCCACTCGCGCCTCCTGGAGCGGGCGGCGAAGCTCAACGAGGAACTGGGGGCCGGCTCCCTGACGGCCCTCCCCATCATCGAGACCCTGGCAGGGGACATCTCGGCCTACATCCCCACCAACGTCATCTCCATCACCGACGGCCAGATCTTCCTGGAGACGGACCTGTTCTACAGCGGCGTCCGCCCCGCCATCAACCCGGGGATCTCCGTGTCCCGCGTGGGGGGCAGCGCCCAGGTGAAGGCCATGAAGCAGGTGGCGGGGAGCCTTCGCCTCAACCTGGCCCAATTCCGCGAGCTCCAGGCCTTTGCCCAGTTCGGCAGCGACCTGGACAAGGCCACGGTGGCCCAGCTGGAGCGGGGCAAGCGCCTGACGGAGATCCTCAAGCAGGACCAGTACCAACCCCTGCCCACCGAACAGCAGATCATCCTGATCTTCGTGGCCACCAACGGGTACCTGGACGACATCCCGGTCCCCCTCTGCCGGGTGTTCGAGAAGGAGTTCTTCGCCCACCTCCAGGCGCGGGAGGCTTCCCTCCTCGCGGAGCTGGCGGAGAAGAAGGTGATGAGCGACGAACTCCGCCAGCGTCTCACGGACGTCACCGGCGCCTTCAAGACCGTCTTCGCCGAGCAGAACGCCGCGGCGATCCAGGCCTGA
- the atpC gene encoding ATP synthase F1 subunit epsilon: MAEKTTLHLDIVTPDKNLYSGRVARVSIPTVDGEIGVLPGHADLMARLGCGVLTLTDTDGNERRFFCRDGFVEVKGEDTSVLADVAESEGEIDTGRAERAKLRAEQRLGSGAPDIDYSRAAASLYRALQRLGATRPR; this comes from the coding sequence ATGGCCGAGAAAACGACCCTTCACCTGGACATCGTCACCCCCGACAAGAACCTGTACTCCGGGCGGGTGGCCCGGGTCAGCATCCCGACCGTCGACGGCGAGATCGGGGTGCTGCCGGGGCACGCCGACCTCATGGCGCGGCTCGGCTGCGGCGTCCTGACGCTGACGGACACCGACGGCAACGAGCGGCGCTTCTTCTGCCGGGACGGTTTCGTGGAGGTGAAGGGGGAGGACACGTCCGTCCTGGCCGACGTGGCGGAGAGCGAGGGGGAGATCGACACCGGGCGGGCGGAGCGCGCGAAGCTCAGGGCCGAACAGCGGCTCGGCTCCGGCGCCCCCGACATCGATTACTCCCGGGCCGCCGCCAGCCTCTACCGGGCGCTTCAGCGCCTGGGCGCGACCCGTCCCCGCTGA
- a CDS encoding DUF444 family protein, with protein MDRKARELLDRLKADGLTAEQEARIRAELEVSRESPGHDPENAPPAPPTFYAHTDLDVLQALRPPAENPVLCVQSLDELLERDKQREKDGFPRKIRVGRLIKPGRGGKDKVVVVPTTVEEKLIHDNSFTTASREGQTGGSGEGEEGEVIGEQPVRPEGEEGQGGAGQGQGESHEMESSAYDLGKILTEKFELPNLKDKGKKRSLTRYTYDLTDRHRGFGQFLDKKATLKEVLQTNIHLGNVPDPAAIDPEKFLISPNDKVYRILSREKDFESQAVVFFLRDYSGSMTGKPTELVVTQHVLIYSWLLFQYQRQIVSRFILHDTDAKEVPDFHTYYNSRVAGGTQVSSAYRLVNEIVEKENLERDNNIYVFHGTDGDDWDSNGALAVPELRKMLRFANRVGITVARHGGVKDTELESYVKRSRLLEEQPRLLRMDAMPEDSDEPRVIEGIRKLIS; from the coding sequence ATGGACCGGAAAGCCCGGGAACTCCTGGATCGCCTGAAGGCGGACGGCCTGACCGCCGAACAGGAGGCCCGCATCCGCGCCGAGCTGGAGGTCTCCCGGGAGTCCCCCGGCCACGACCCGGAGAACGCCCCGCCCGCTCCGCCCACGTTCTACGCCCACACCGACCTCGATGTGCTCCAGGCCCTGCGCCCGCCCGCGGAAAACCCCGTCCTGTGCGTGCAGTCCCTGGACGAACTCCTGGAGCGCGACAAGCAGCGCGAGAAGGACGGTTTCCCCCGAAAGATCCGCGTGGGCCGTCTGATCAAGCCCGGCCGGGGCGGCAAGGACAAGGTGGTGGTCGTCCCCACCACGGTGGAGGAGAAGCTGATCCACGACAACTCCTTCACCACGGCTTCCCGTGAGGGCCAGACCGGCGGGTCCGGCGAGGGGGAGGAAGGGGAGGTCATCGGCGAGCAGCCGGTCCGGCCGGAAGGCGAGGAGGGGCAGGGCGGCGCCGGGCAGGGGCAGGGCGAGTCCCACGAGATGGAGTCCAGCGCCTACGACCTGGGGAAGATCCTGACGGAGAAGTTCGAGCTGCCCAACCTCAAGGACAAGGGGAAGAAGCGCTCGCTCACCCGCTACACCTACGACCTCACCGACCGCCACCGGGGCTTCGGCCAGTTCCTCGACAAGAAGGCCACCCTCAAGGAGGTCCTGCAGACCAACATCCACCTGGGGAACGTCCCGGACCCGGCGGCCATCGACCCCGAGAAGTTCCTGATCTCGCCCAACGACAAGGTCTACCGGATCCTCTCCCGGGAGAAGGACTTCGAGTCCCAGGCCGTGGTGTTTTTCCTGCGGGACTACTCCGGTTCCATGACGGGGAAACCCACGGAACTCGTGGTGACCCAGCACGTGCTGATCTACTCGTGGCTGCTGTTCCAGTACCAGCGGCAGATCGTCTCCCGGTTCATCCTCCACGACACCGACGCGAAGGAAGTCCCCGACTTCCACACCTACTACAACTCCCGGGTGGCCGGCGGGACCCAGGTGTCTTCCGCCTACCGCCTGGTGAACGAGATCGTGGAGAAGGAGAACCTGGAGCGCGACAACAACATCTACGTCTTCCACGGCACCGACGGCGACGACTGGGACAGCAACGGGGCCCTCGCCGTCCCGGAGCTGCGGAAGATGCTCCGCTTCGCCAACCGGGTGGGGATCACGGTCGCCCGCCACGGGGGGGTGAAGGACACCGAGCTCGAAAGTTACGTGAAGCGGTCCAGGCTTCTCGAGGAGCAGCCCCGGCTGCTCCGGATGGACGCCATGCCGGAGGATTCCGACGAGCCCCGCGTCATCGAGGGGATTCGCAAGCTCATCTCCTGA
- a CDS encoding alanine:cation symporter family protein: MDLHSLVETVNGWVWGTPLIVLCLGTGIYFSFRTRFLQVRHLGEMVHQLWHGKASAAGISSFQGFAMALGGRVGVGNIAGVATAIAMGGPGALFWMWAIAFLGAASAFVEAALAQVWKEKIEGEYRGGPSYYIEKGLGWKWYGSIFAVATVLSCGVLLPGIQANAIAESFTNAFNWPAWASGAGVAALLALIIFGGVKRIGRVAELAVPFMAVGYVIMSLAIVAVNIGKLPAVLSLIFSSAFGGHAVFGGVVGSAIAWGVKRGIFSNEAGQGTGPQAAAAAEVEHPAQQGLVQAFSVYVDTLLVCSATGFMILMTGQFNTADGRGGFLVQNIPGVPHGPAWTQRAVDTLFPGFGGEFVSVALFFFAFTTLMAYAYYAETNVAYLLKGRARHSGIILVRAVLLGVTYFGAVRTAKLMWGFGDIGVALMAWLNIVAILFLAKPGLAVLRDFEAQRKRGENLSFQPGALGIRRTSCWAPDGEPPLPTTKNADQ; the protein is encoded by the coding sequence ATGGATCTGCACTCGCTGGTGGAAACGGTGAATGGATGGGTGTGGGGGACCCCCCTGATCGTTCTCTGCCTGGGCACGGGCATCTACTTCTCCTTCCGGACGCGCTTCCTCCAGGTCCGGCACCTCGGCGAGATGGTCCACCAGCTCTGGCACGGGAAGGCCTCCGCCGCCGGCATCTCGTCGTTCCAGGGATTCGCCATGGCCCTGGGGGGACGCGTGGGGGTCGGGAACATCGCGGGCGTGGCCACGGCCATCGCCATGGGGGGGCCGGGAGCGCTCTTCTGGATGTGGGCCATCGCCTTCCTGGGCGCGGCCTCGGCCTTCGTCGAGGCCGCCCTGGCCCAGGTCTGGAAGGAGAAGATCGAGGGCGAGTACCGGGGCGGCCCGTCCTACTACATCGAGAAAGGGCTCGGATGGAAGTGGTACGGGTCGATCTTCGCCGTGGCGACGGTGCTCTCCTGCGGGGTCCTGCTCCCCGGCATCCAGGCCAACGCCATCGCCGAGTCCTTCACCAACGCGTTCAACTGGCCCGCCTGGGCGTCCGGCGCCGGGGTCGCGGCCCTCCTCGCCCTGATCATCTTCGGCGGCGTGAAACGGATCGGGCGGGTGGCCGAGCTGGCCGTGCCCTTCATGGCCGTCGGCTACGTCATCATGTCCCTGGCCATCGTGGCCGTCAACATCGGCAAGCTCCCCGCCGTCCTCAGCCTGATCTTCTCCTCCGCCTTCGGCGGCCACGCCGTCTTCGGAGGGGTTGTCGGGTCCGCCATCGCCTGGGGGGTCAAGCGGGGCATCTTTTCCAACGAGGCGGGCCAGGGGACCGGCCCCCAGGCCGCCGCGGCGGCGGAGGTGGAGCACCCGGCGCAGCAGGGGCTCGTCCAGGCCTTCTCGGTTTACGTGGACACCCTCCTGGTCTGCTCCGCCACGGGCTTCATGATCCTCATGACCGGCCAGTTCAACACCGCGGACGGCCGCGGCGGTTTCCTGGTGCAGAACATCCCCGGCGTGCCGCACGGCCCGGCCTGGACCCAGCGGGCCGTGGACACGCTCTTCCCCGGGTTCGGCGGCGAGTTCGTCTCCGTCGCCCTCTTCTTCTTCGCCTTCACCACCCTCATGGCCTACGCCTACTACGCGGAGACCAACGTCGCCTACCTGCTCAAGGGCCGGGCCCGCCACTCGGGAATCATCCTTGTCCGCGCCGTTCTGCTGGGCGTGACCTACTTCGGCGCCGTCCGGACGGCCAAGCTCATGTGGGGCTTCGGCGACATCGGCGTGGCGCTGATGGCCTGGCTCAACATCGTCGCCATCCTGTTCCTGGCGAAGCCAGGGCTCGCGGTGCTGCGCGACTTCGAGGCGCAGCGGAAGCGCGGCGAGAACCTCAGCTTCCAACCCGGGGCCCTCGGCATCCGCCGCACCTCCTGCTGGGCGCCGGACGGTGAGCCCCCGCTTCCGACCACGAAAAACGCCGACCAATAA
- a CDS encoding DUF2281 domain-containing protein, which translates to MKRVKVSAIKEQIFQLLQQVERGEEVYITGEDEITVVAKIIPPIEKEAPRAVFGFAKGKISIADDFDAPLEDFADYTK; encoded by the coding sequence ATGAAAAGGGTGAAGGTCAGCGCGATCAAGGAGCAGATATTCCAACTGTTGCAACAGGTGGAACGAGGAGAAGAAGTGTACATCACTGGGGAGGACGAGATCACCGTCGTGGCCAAGATCATTCCCCCGATCGAAAAGGAAGCGCCGCGGGCTGTTTTCGGCTTTGCTAAGGGGAAAATCAGTATAGCCGATGATTTTGACGCCCCGCTGGAAGACTTTGCGGACTATACAAAATGA
- the atpG gene encoding ATP synthase F1 subunit gamma, protein MANLLDIRRRIKSVKNTQQITRAMKFVATAKLQKAQARVFAARPYARHMLTVVNRLTRRMEDLSHPLMRDTGDSKILLVVVTGDKGLCGAFNANILRASHAFMAERPDVAFALDTVGKKGYEHFKRRRYELEAWYVDELARVDLGLAHRVAEPVLESFIRGEYDRVFLIYNEFKSVIQQRIVVEQLLPIAELELGEEGEEPVGVDYLYDQPRGEICEDVFSRHALVQIYHALLESTAAEQGARMAAMESATKNAGEMIDRLVMFRNRVRQAAITKEIIEIVSGANAL, encoded by the coding sequence ATGGCCAATCTCCTCGACATCCGGCGGCGGATCAAGAGCGTCAAGAACACCCAGCAGATCACCCGCGCCATGAAGTTCGTGGCCACCGCCAAGCTCCAGAAGGCCCAGGCGAGGGTCTTCGCCGCCCGGCCCTACGCCCGGCACATGCTGACCGTGGTCAACCGTCTGACCCGGAGGATGGAGGACCTCTCCCACCCCCTGATGCGCGACACCGGCGACAGCAAGATTCTCCTCGTGGTGGTGACGGGGGACAAGGGGCTCTGCGGCGCCTTCAACGCCAACATCTTGCGGGCGTCCCACGCCTTCATGGCGGAGCGCCCCGACGTCGCCTTCGCCCTGGACACCGTGGGCAAGAAGGGCTACGAGCACTTCAAGCGCCGCCGTTACGAGCTGGAGGCCTGGTACGTCGACGAACTGGCCCGCGTGGACCTGGGGCTGGCCCACCGCGTGGCCGAGCCGGTCCTGGAGAGTTTCATCCGCGGGGAGTACGACAGGGTCTTCCTCATTTACAACGAGTTCAAGTCGGTCATCCAGCAGCGGATCGTGGTGGAGCAGCTCCTGCCCATCGCCGAGCTGGAACTCGGGGAGGAGGGGGAGGAGCCGGTCGGGGTGGACTACCTCTACGACCAGCCCCGGGGGGAGATCTGCGAGGATGTTTTCTCCCGCCACGCCCTCGTTCAGATCTACCACGCCCTGCTGGAGTCCACCGCCGCCGAGCAGGGGGCCCGGATGGCCGCCATGGAGTCGGCCACCAAGAATGCCGGCGAGATGATCGACCGGCTGGTGATGTTCCGCAACCGGGTCCGCCAGGCGGCCATCACCAAGGAGATCATCGAGATCGTCAGCGGCGCCAACGCACTGTAA
- the atpH gene encoding ATP synthase F1 subunit delta: MIRRSTLLRYARSLAEVAFADGAAPQVTAAYAQLGAIAAEVPDFLPILKNPVIPSRNKLEILAALGKAFGWHPYFNDYLKVLAANHRLAHVMDIHPLFGEEMDRLDRVVKARAWTARPLAPEAVARLSETLGRVLSRRVQVSAAVDASLIGGLRVEVAGTVYDGSVKRQVERLAERLAGTS, translated from the coding sequence ATGATCCGGCGATCGACCCTCCTTCGCTACGCCCGTTCGCTGGCCGAGGTGGCCTTCGCGGACGGCGCCGCACCGCAGGTTACGGCCGCCTACGCGCAGCTGGGCGCGATCGCCGCGGAAGTCCCCGATTTCCTCCCCATCCTGAAAAACCCCGTGATCCCGTCCCGGAACAAGCTGGAGATCCTCGCGGCGCTCGGGAAGGCCTTCGGGTGGCACCCCTACTTCAACGACTACCTCAAGGTCCTGGCGGCGAACCACCGGCTGGCCCACGTGATGGACATCCACCCCCTCTTCGGGGAGGAGATGGACCGTCTGGACCGGGTGGTCAAGGCCCGGGCCTGGACCGCCCGCCCGCTGGCGCCGGAAGCGGTGGCACGGCTCTCCGAAACCCTGGGCCGGGTCCTCTCCCGGCGGGTCCAGGTGAGCGCCGCGGTGGACGCGTCGCTGATCGGGGGGTTGCGGGTGGAGGTGGCCGGGACCGTCTACGACGGGTCGGTGAAGCGCCAGGTGGAGCGGCTCGCCGAGCGCCTGGCCGGGACGTCGTGA
- a CDS encoding aminopeptidase, which produces MTDEKALIASATVALRDCLAVQACESVLILTDTVCRPIGRAFFESALGLGLYAVYVEIPVMQRNGQEPNDSVARLMRDFSLVVAPTEKSLTHTAARRDACAAGARVATMPGIREDTVIRCLGADHDAIAARTEAVAEILEKGEAVRVTTKTGTDLSFSIRGVHAHASTGLVRKSGTFGNLPSGEAYLRPLEGTANGVVVIDGSMAGIGDLQPAGEVIRVKIRDGLAVEITGGPSADRLREMLTAVGPDAFTVAEFGVGTNDAARIIGCILEDEKVMGTIHVAFGNNVSMGGTVDVPIHLDGIVRDPSVDVDGRPLMRDGALLLGE; this is translated from the coding sequence ATGACTGACGAAAAGGCCCTCATCGCGAGCGCGACGGTCGCGCTCCGCGACTGCCTGGCGGTCCAGGCGTGCGAGAGCGTGCTGATCCTGACGGACACCGTGTGCCGGCCCATCGGGCGGGCGTTTTTCGAGAGCGCCCTGGGCCTCGGGCTCTACGCCGTCTACGTGGAGATCCCGGTCATGCAGCGCAACGGGCAGGAGCCCAACGATTCCGTGGCCCGCCTGATGCGGGACTTCTCCCTGGTGGTGGCCCCCACCGAAAAGTCGCTGACCCACACCGCCGCCCGGCGGGACGCCTGCGCCGCCGGGGCCCGGGTGGCCACCATGCCCGGGATCCGGGAGGACACCGTGATCCGCTGCCTCGGGGCGGACCACGACGCCATCGCCGCCCGCACGGAGGCGGTGGCGGAAATCCTGGAGAAGGGGGAGGCTGTCCGGGTGACGACGAAAACCGGGACCGACCTGTCCTTCTCCATCCGGGGCGTCCACGCCCACGCGTCCACCGGCCTGGTGCGCAAGTCCGGGACCTTCGGGAACCTCCCCTCCGGCGAAGCCTACCTCCGCCCCCTGGAGGGGACGGCCAACGGCGTGGTGGTCATCGACGGCTCCATGGCCGGCATCGGCGACCTGCAGCCCGCGGGAGAGGTGATCCGGGTGAAGATCCGGGACGGCCTCGCGGTCGAAATCACGGGCGGCCCGTCCGCCGACCGGCTCCGGGAGATGCTGACCGCCGTGGGGCCGGACGCCTTCACCGTGGCCGAGTTCGGCGTCGGCACCAACGACGCCGCCCGGATCATCGGCTGCATCCTGGAGGACGAGAAGGTCATGGGGACCATCCACGTGGCGTTCGGTAACAACGTTTCCATGGGCGGGACCGTGGACGTTCCCATCCACCTGGACGGGATCGTGCGCGACCCGTCGGTGGACGTGGACGGCCGCCCCCTCATGCGGGACGGGGCGCTCCTGCTCGGCGAATAA
- the atpD gene encoding F0F1 ATP synthase subunit beta, translating into MVEGKVIQIIGPVVDCLFDEDKIPAIYNAVRIVDDGSFSGARIDVTAEVQQHLGEGRVRTVALEPTEGMVRGMTAIDTGAAISIPVGRNTLGRVMNLLGKPVDKGPEIVSDTRYPIHRPAPSFTDQSVATEMLETGIKVIDLIEPFPKGGKIGLFGGAGVGKTVIIMELIHRIAKEHGGFSVFAGVGERTREGNDLWLEMKESGVIEKAALVYGQMTEPPGARLRVALTGLTVAEFFRDEEGQDVLLFIDNIYRFTQAGSEVSALLGRMPSAVGYQPNLATEMGELQERITTTSKGSITSIQAIYVPADDYTDPAPATTFTHLDATTNLERSIVEMGIYPAVDPLASTSRILTPHVVGEEHYAVARRVQTILQRYKDLQDIIAILGIDELSDDDKLVVGRARKIQKFLSQPFFVAEQFSGYKGNYVPVKETVRGFREICDGLHDDVPEQAFYMAGGIEEVVERARKMAQES; encoded by the coding sequence ATGGTTGAAGGAAAAGTGATCCAGATCATCGGGCCGGTGGTGGACTGCCTCTTCGACGAGGACAAGATCCCCGCCATCTACAATGCCGTCCGCATCGTGGACGACGGCTCCTTCAGCGGGGCCCGGATCGACGTCACCGCCGAGGTCCAGCAGCACCTCGGCGAGGGGCGCGTCCGGACGGTGGCCCTGGAGCCCACCGAGGGGATGGTTCGCGGGATGACGGCGATCGACACCGGCGCCGCCATCAGCATCCCCGTGGGGCGAAACACCCTGGGGCGCGTGATGAACCTCCTCGGCAAGCCGGTGGACAAGGGGCCCGAGATCGTCTCCGACACCCGTTACCCCATCCACCGCCCCGCCCCCTCCTTCACCGACCAGAGCGTGGCCACGGAGATGCTCGAAACGGGCATCAAGGTCATCGACCTCATCGAGCCCTTCCCCAAGGGCGGAAAGATCGGCCTCTTCGGGGGCGCCGGCGTGGGCAAGACCGTCATCATCATGGAGCTGATCCACCGCATCGCCAAGGAGCACGGCGGCTTCTCCGTCTTCGCCGGCGTGGGCGAACGCACCCGCGAGGGGAACGACCTGTGGCTGGAGATGAAGGAGTCGGGTGTCATCGAGAAGGCGGCCCTGGTGTACGGCCAGATGACCGAGCCGCCGGGCGCGCGGTTGCGCGTGGCCCTGACCGGCCTCACCGTGGCCGAGTTCTTCCGGGACGAGGAAGGCCAGGACGTGCTCCTCTTCATCGACAACATCTACCGCTTCACCCAGGCGGGGTCCGAGGTGTCGGCCCTCCTCGGCCGCATGCCTTCCGCCGTGGGCTACCAGCCCAACCTGGCCACGGAGATGGGCGAACTGCAGGAGCGGATCACCACCACGTCCAAGGGCTCCATCACCTCCATCCAGGCCATCTACGTCCCGGCCGACGACTACACCGACCCGGCGCCGGCCACCACCTTCACCCACCTGGACGCCACCACCAACCTGGAGCGCTCCATCGTGGAAATGGGGATCTACCCCGCGGTGGACCCGCTGGCGTCCACCTCCCGAATCCTCACCCCCCACGTGGTGGGCGAGGAGCACTACGCCGTCGCCCGGCGCGTCCAGACCATCCTCCAGCGCTACAAGGACCTCCAGGACATCATCGCCATCCTGGGCATCGACGAGCTCTCCGACGACGACAAGCTGGTGGTGGGGCGGGCCCGGAAGATCCAGAAGTTCCTGTCCCAGCCCTTCTTCGTGGCCGAGCAGTTCTCGGGCTACAAGGGGAACTACGTGCCCGTGAAGGAGACGGTCCGCGGGTTCCGGGAGATCTGCGACGGCCTTCACGACGACGTCCCCGAACAGGCCTTCTACATGGCCGGCGGGATCGAGGAGGTCGTGGAGCGGGCCCGGAAGATGGCCCAGGAGAGCTGA